Genomic segment of Flavobacteriales bacterium:
GTTCATAAAAATGATACCATTCTCCAATCTTCATTTTTCGGAATGATGTTTTTAGGCGGAAGGGAAAATGCTTATCGCTATATTCCGATTACTGATTTTGAATTCAGAGGAGCAGAAATTATTGTGAAAGAATATGTGGGTGATGATGAAAATGCAAAATTCAGAGCTACGAGTATACCTGTTATGCTGGCTGATGTTTTGTATCCGCTGCATCTCAATAACCGTTATCAGGAAGACGGACAAGGTAACGTAACTTTTTACGATATCAACAATAATAAAATCACTCGTTCCATTGAGGATATGCAGAAGGAAGTGGCCGAGAAAAATATTGTTGAACAAACCTATTGGCTGGGTACCGATCGTAACGGTCGTGATTTGCTGAGTCGGTTAATGGCGGGAACAATTATTTCGTTAGCAGTGGGATTAATTTCTGTATTAATTTCTCTCATCATTGGAATATCACTCGGTGCCATTGCAGGTTATTTTAGAGGATGGATTGATGATGTGGTGATGTGGCTTATCAATGTGGTTTGGTCCATCCCAACATTACTTTTAGTTATTGCTGTTACCATTGCATTAGGAAAAGGTTTTTGGCAGGTGTTTGTTGCGGTGGGTTTAACGATGTGGGTTGAGGTGGCACGGATTGTTCGCGGACAAGTTCTTTCTATTCGGGAAAAAGAATTTGTAGAGGCTGGACGCGCACTAGGATTTCGTTCGCCGAGAATAATTTTTCGTCACGTTTTACCCAATGTGATGGGTCCTGTTATCGTAATTTCTGCTGCAAATTTTGCTTCGGCTATTTTGATTGAAAGCGGACTTTCCTTTTTAGGAGTTGGTGTGCAACCTCCTATGCCAAGCTGGGGATCTATGATTGCACAACATAAAGATTATATCACCACCGATATGGCTTATCTCGCCGTGTTGCCCGGTATTGCCACC
This window contains:
- a CDS encoding ABC transporter permease, encoding MLKKEKADKKVKEVSKSLSALAWRRLKRNVPAMFGAIVILFACVIAILGATIRPDQTKNAANGLPPISTKSPGFTVKHLMVHKNDTILQSSFFGMMFLGGRENAYRYIPITDFEFRGAEIIVKEYVGDDENAKFRATSIPVMLADVLYPLHLNNRYQEDGQGNVTFYDINNNKITRSIEDMQKEVAEKNIVEQTYWLGTDRNGRDLLSRLMAGTIISLAVGLISVLISLIIGISLGAIAGYFRGWIDDVVMWLINVVWSIPTLLLVIAVTIALGKGFWQVFVAVGLTMWVEVARIVRGQVLSIREKEFVEAGRALGFRSPRIIFRHVLPNVMGPVIVISAANFASAILIESGLSFLGVGVQPPMPSWGSMIAQHKDYITTDMAYLAVLPGIATVVMVLAFMLVGNGLRDALDTKAVDDIRA